Proteins from a genomic interval of Chroococcidiopsis thermalis PCC 7203:
- a CDS encoding DNA-3-methyladenine glycosylase family protein, whose protein sequence is MDYSVAIAALTKSDPILATLIHQVGTCRLDRVQQTGDLFFSLSKAIIHQQLSTKSATAIHQRFLKISPAQLPSALDILNTPDEVLRGVGISRPKIVYLKDLAAKVTNGLPTIAELELMDDETIVQTLTQVKGIGRWTVQMLLIFRLHRWDVLPIDDLGIRAGVRKVYNLAELPHRKTVEQLGQQWKPYCTIASWYLWRSLEQLSANSDQSGDKEDKGDKEDKGEKNNSQLPISTPHYPQMTNDK, encoded by the coding sequence ATGGATTATTCAGTTGCGATCGCGGCACTTACAAAATCCGATCCTATCCTTGCTACTCTGATTCACCAAGTTGGTACTTGTCGCCTCGATCGAGTCCAGCAAACGGGAGATTTATTTTTCTCCCTCTCCAAAGCCATTATCCACCAACAACTTTCAACTAAATCTGCAACTGCGATTCACCAGCGATTTTTGAAAATTTCTCCCGCACAACTTCCCTCCGCCTTAGATATCCTCAACACTCCAGATGAAGTTTTGCGGGGAGTGGGTATTTCTCGTCCCAAAATTGTTTACTTGAAAGACTTGGCAGCCAAGGTGACAAATGGATTGCCTACCATCGCCGAGTTGGAATTAATGGACGACGAAACAATCGTTCAGACGCTTACCCAGGTTAAAGGAATTGGACGTTGGACGGTGCAGATGTTATTAATTTTTCGATTGCATCGATGGGATGTGTTACCTATAGATGACTTAGGTATTCGAGCTGGCGTGCGCAAAGTCTACAATTTGGCAGAGCTACCCCACCGTAAAACTGTAGAACAATTGGGACAGCAATGGAAACCTTATTGTACGATCGCATCCTGGTATCTTTGGCGTAGCCTGGAACAGTTATCAGCGAACAGTGACCAGTCAGGGGACAAGGAAGACAAGGGGGACAAGGAAGACAAGGGAGAAAAAAACAACAGTCAACTACCAATTAGTACTCCTCACTACCCACAAATGACAAATGACAAATGA
- a CDS encoding DUF433 domain-containing protein, producing the protein MVLTIVAETAPLDTNADGVVRVGKTRVTLDTVVAVFKQGVTAEEIVYRFPSLKLADVYATIGFYLNHQQEVEAYLRQRQKQSQEIRKVNESRFDSQGLRDRLLARRVERSSK; encoded by the coding sequence ATGGTGTTAACAATCGTAGCTGAAACTGCTCCACTAGATACTAATGCTGATGGCGTGGTTCGAGTAGGAAAGACTCGCGTAACTCTCGATACTGTGGTTGCTGTTTTCAAACAAGGAGTAACGGCAGAAGAAATTGTTTATCGTTTTCCATCGCTCAAATTAGCTGATGTGTATGCAACGATTGGATTTTATCTCAACCATCAGCAAGAAGTTGAAGCGTATCTCCGGCAACGGCAGAAACAATCGCAAGAGATTCGCAAAGTCAATGAATCGAGGTTTGATTCGCAAGGATTACGTGACAGATTGCTTGCCCGTAGAGTAGAGCGTTCTTCAAAATGA
- a CDS encoding cryptochrome/photolyase family protein: MTDDKIIGIWILGDQLWMGQSALQSCVDKKHHQVIFIESLRHAQELPYHLQKLVLVWSAMRHFAEELKQAGWNVTYKQAEDFQTPLIEWIQQNQIAELRVMTPSDRPFAKLIESLNLPCQIQFTPNNRFIWGDAEFIQWASSRKRLIMEDFYREGRKRFDILMVGDLPAGGRWNFDKDNRQPPKGKLKLPEALWFECDRITQDVIDFVIQSPAFKDSQKYWQIQPFRWGVTRQQALQVLDFFIQTRLSNFGPYQDAMVTGEQTMWHAMLSPYLNLGLIHPLEVVQAAEKAYYENQGEWELNSIEGFIRQILGWREYMHGIYIYMGEDYPTKNWFNHAQPLPEFYWTGNTQMNCLYQILKQVKEIGYAHHIQRLMILNNFALIAGISPQELEDWFHAAFIDAYDWVMQTNVIGMGQFADGGMMASKPYAASANYVNKMSDYCKNCYYNPRDRTGEKACPFNFFYWDFLARHYDSLKNNHRMSQMLRNLERMSGEELGKIRDRASEWHKINSLT; the protein is encoded by the coding sequence ATGACAGATGACAAAATTATAGGTATTTGGATTTTAGGCGATCAACTTTGGATGGGACAATCAGCACTACAAAGTTGTGTCGATAAAAAACACCATCAAGTTATTTTTATTGAATCTTTGCGCCATGCTCAAGAATTACCCTACCACTTACAAAAATTGGTATTAGTATGGTCGGCGATGCGCCATTTTGCCGAGGAGTTAAAACAAGCAGGATGGAATGTTACTTACAAGCAAGCTGAAGATTTTCAAACTCCTCTAATAGAGTGGATTCAACAAAATCAGATTGCAGAATTACGGGTAATGACACCGAGCGATCGCCCTTTTGCTAAATTAATAGAAAGCTTAAATCTCCCTTGTCAAATTCAATTTACACCCAATAATCGTTTCATTTGGGGTGATGCAGAATTTATCCAGTGGGCGAGTTCTCGCAAGCGCCTGATTATGGAAGATTTCTATCGAGAAGGTAGAAAGCGGTTTGATATTCTTATGGTAGGCGATTTACCCGCAGGCGGACGTTGGAATTTTGACAAAGACAACCGCCAGCCACCTAAAGGTAAACTAAAATTACCGGAAGCTTTATGGTTTGAATGCGATCGCATTACTCAAGACGTGATTGATTTTGTCATACAGTCACCTGCATTTAAAGATAGTCAAAAGTACTGGCAAATCCAACCTTTTCGCTGGGGAGTTACCCGTCAACAAGCATTACAAGTTCTTGACTTTTTCATTCAAACTCGCTTGTCTAATTTTGGACCCTACCAAGATGCAATGGTAACGGGAGAACAGACAATGTGGCACGCGATGCTGTCTCCTTACCTCAATTTGGGGTTAATTCATCCTTTAGAAGTCGTGCAAGCCGCAGAAAAAGCATATTACGAAAATCAGGGTGAGTGGGAACTCAATAGTATCGAGGGATTTATTCGTCAAATTTTGGGTTGGCGCGAATATATGCACGGCATTTATATCTATATGGGTGAAGATTATCCCACAAAAAATTGGTTTAATCACGCTCAACCCTTACCTGAGTTTTATTGGACTGGAAATACGCAAATGAATTGTTTGTACCAGATTCTCAAGCAGGTAAAAGAAATTGGCTATGCTCACCACATTCAGCGGTTGATGATCTTAAATAACTTTGCCTTAATTGCAGGGATTTCACCGCAAGAATTAGAAGATTGGTTTCACGCCGCATTTATTGATGCTTATGATTGGGTAATGCAAACAAATGTCATTGGCATGGGACAGTTTGCTGATGGGGGAATGATGGCATCGAAGCCTTATGCAGCGTCGGCAAATTATGTCAATAAAATGAGCGATTATTGTAAGAATTGTTATTATAACCCTCGCGATCGCACGGGTGAAAAAGCTTGTCCTTTCAACTTCTTCTACTGGGATTTTCTCGCCCGTCATTACGATAGTTTAAAAAACAATCACCGTATGAGTCAAATGTTGCGAAATTTAGAAAGAATGTCAGGGGAAGAATTGGGAAAAATTCGCGATCGGGCTTCAGAGTGGCATAAAATTAATTCGTTGACGTAG
- a CDS encoding type II toxin-antitoxin system HicB family antitoxin: protein MKIKAIIHSAEERGYWAEVPALPGCITEGETMEEVMTNLKDAIEGWLEVANESHSTTSTN from the coding sequence ATGAAAATTAAAGCAATAATTCACTCAGCAGAAGAGAGAGGCTACTGGGCAGAGGTTCCTGCACTTCCTGGTTGCATTACTGAAGGAGAAACAATGGAAGAAGTAATGACTAACTTGAAAGATGCTATTGAAGGTTGGCTTGAGGTTGCCAATGAAAGCCACTCTACTACGTCAACGAATTAA
- the proS gene encoding proline--tRNA ligase, with amino-acid sequence MAEKADALKITRRDEDYSRWYLDIVDRAKLAEDSGIRGCMIIRPEGFAIWEKMQQTLDGMFKDTGHTNAYFPVFIPVSYFSKEAEHVSGFAKECAVVTHHRLQLTESGEITVDPDAELSEPLVVRPTSETIIWSAYRNWIQSYRDLPILLNQWANICRWELRTRPFLRTTEFLWQEGHTAHATADEAEAEARQMLEIYKTFVEQYLAIPVFAGRKTENEKFPGAVHTYTIETMTQDKRAIQVGTSHNLGTTFSKAFDVKYLSAEGTQEYPFATSWGITTRMIGTLIMVHSDDRGFVCPPRIAPLQVIGVPIYRKDAEKEQVLARFTELQEQFKATKAFSFKVDTRDNLSPGFKFNDWELKGIPLRLEMGPRDLANGTAVLVRRDTGEKINVAQTDLESQIKTLLEDIQISLFKRAQEFQQQNLHFVETYAEFQQQIEEKAGFYVAYFDGNSDDEEKIKEETKATGRCIPFDLQQGTGKCFYTGRQTDRRVIFARAY; translated from the coding sequence ATGGCAGAGAAAGCTGATGCACTCAAAATCACCAGACGCGATGAAGACTACTCCCGCTGGTATCTAGACATTGTAGACAGAGCTAAGCTAGCCGAAGACTCTGGGATTCGCGGTTGCATGATTATTCGACCGGAAGGATTTGCGATTTGGGAGAAAATGCAGCAAACCCTGGACGGAATGTTTAAAGACACCGGACACACGAATGCTTACTTTCCGGTATTTATTCCCGTCAGCTACTTCTCTAAAGAAGCCGAACACGTTTCTGGCTTTGCCAAAGAATGCGCTGTTGTGACTCACCATCGGCTACAACTGACTGAATCGGGAGAAATTACCGTCGATCCCGACGCTGAACTATCCGAACCACTCGTTGTCAGACCGACTAGCGAAACTATTATTTGGTCAGCATATCGTAATTGGATTCAAAGCTATCGAGATTTACCAATTCTGTTGAATCAATGGGCAAATATTTGTCGCTGGGAGTTGAGAACTAGACCTTTCTTACGCACAACCGAATTTCTTTGGCAAGAAGGACATACAGCTCATGCAACTGCTGATGAAGCTGAAGCTGAAGCAAGGCAAATGTTAGAAATTTACAAAACTTTTGTCGAGCAGTATTTAGCTATTCCAGTATTTGCCGGACGCAAGACAGAAAATGAAAAGTTTCCTGGGGCAGTACATACTTATACAATCGAAACAATGACGCAAGATAAACGCGCCATTCAAGTCGGTACGAGCCACAATTTAGGCACGACTTTTTCTAAAGCCTTTGACGTGAAATATTTGTCTGCTGAAGGAACACAAGAGTATCCATTTGCAACGAGTTGGGGCATTACAACTAGAATGATCGGTACTCTCATTATGGTTCACTCCGACGATCGCGGTTTTGTTTGTCCGCCGCGCATTGCTCCTCTACAGGTGATTGGCGTGCCGATTTATCGTAAGGACGCGGAAAAAGAGCAAGTATTAGCTCGATTTACCGAACTACAAGAGCAGTTTAAAGCCACAAAAGCGTTTTCATTTAAAGTCGATACGCGGGATAATTTAAGTCCAGGGTTCAAGTTTAACGATTGGGAATTAAAAGGCATTCCGTTGCGTTTAGAAATGGGTCCGAGAGACTTAGCAAATGGTACTGCTGTGTTAGTTCGTCGCGATACTGGTGAAAAAATTAATGTGGCTCAAACTGATTTGGAATCGCAAATCAAAACTTTATTAGAGGATATCCAAATTAGCTTATTCAAACGGGCGCAAGAATTTCAGCAACAGAATTTGCACTTTGTCGAAACCTACGCTGAATTTCAGCAACAGATCGAAGAAAAAGCAGGTTTTTATGTTGCTTACTTTGATGGTAATTCTGACGACGAAGAGAAAATCAAAGAAGAAACCAAAGCAACCGGACGCTGCATTCCTTTCGACTTACAACAAGGTACGGGGAAATGTTTTTATACGGGTAGGCAAACAGATCGGCGAGTCATTTTTGCTAGAGCGTACTAG
- a CDS encoding putative PEP-binding protein → MNTLYLLEQISAAERLQIGEKAFHLGRIATNGYPVVPSCVVPAQTLWKFLAQLNSSDPLIADLPESSLRINVDDSHQLQKVAQRLQQEILAAPLPEEYWRSLLEATQSWQASALIFRPSLILKTTAIQNLNFSGLLEAQICCPEPEAIALALKQTWSQLFRARSLLYWQRHRIEWRDIHLAVLVQPLQNAIASGILTCNPSEIEISATWGLGIAIARGEVSPDLYFVSTATNQVRSRQLGNKILAYGVGNIPFISDLTLCTTSLLPSSVTPCLQTYLLSEAQQQQYALSDESLQQLIQLTQQLKTDLGAAFYLEWTLAQTGIDAEPQLYLTHVNTYRVREPAANSQQPKEDSEFRIPPRLSKLRNSEFISGIAAARGEVIAPAYVIAKSEPRPVTIPAGSILVAPAIAPDWLPLLQQAAGIITEQGGLTSHSAILARELGIPAVVSVARATGSIRTGELLELNGDRGEVWRRGDKGDKGDKGEVKSQNSKVKISRLPTPDSQLPTIATQLMLNLSQPSLIAQVKDLPVDGVGLLRSELMMLNVLEGQHPRVWLQQGRQAELLDLWTAQISQFVNAFAPRPVFYRSLDWRSPEFQSLNLDGVDAAAGNSRNSILGQRGTLSYLKDPKVFDLELAALAAVQQSGQTNLHLMLPFVRSVEEFSFCRQRVEQAGLTQVAQFQLWIVAEVPSVLFLLPQYVKAGVQGVSIGTNDLTQLLLGVDRDRGELAANLNERHPAVLQAIAQIIQMAQQANISCSICGQAPVLYPEIIDSLIQSGITSISVEPNAVEQTYRAIARAEQRLLLAAARKIGAEGQRSRGARGN, encoded by the coding sequence TTGAACACACTCTACTTACTGGAGCAAATTTCAGCCGCAGAACGCCTACAGATAGGAGAAAAGGCATTCCATCTCGGTCGGATTGCGACAAACGGTTATCCAGTAGTACCTAGTTGTGTCGTTCCCGCTCAAACTCTGTGGAAATTTCTCGCGCAGTTAAATTCGTCCGATCCATTAATTGCCGATCTGCCAGAATCTTCATTGAGAATAAATGTTGATGATAGTCATCAACTCCAGAAAGTTGCCCAACGCCTACAGCAAGAAATTCTTGCCGCACCCTTACCAGAAGAGTACTGGCGATCGCTGCTAGAAGCGACGCAATCGTGGCAAGCATCGGCATTAATTTTTCGCCCTTCTTTAATTCTGAAAACTACGGCAATCCAAAATCTCAATTTCTCTGGACTGCTAGAAGCTCAAATATGTTGTCCAGAACCGGAAGCGATCGCCCTAGCTTTGAAGCAAACTTGGAGCCAGTTATTTCGCGCTAGAAGTCTTTTGTATTGGCAGCGCCACAGGATTGAATGGCGAGACATTCATCTAGCAGTCTTGGTACAACCCCTACAAAATGCGATCGCCTCGGGAATTTTAACGTGTAACCCCTCTGAGATTGAGATTAGCGCTACTTGGGGTTTAGGGATAGCGATCGCCCGTGGGGAAGTTTCACCCGATCTCTACTTCGTTTCCACCGCAACGAATCAAGTGCGTTCGCGGCAGTTGGGTAATAAAATATTGGCTTATGGAGTCGGCAATATTCCCTTCATTTCAGATTTAACTCTTTGTACGACTTCTCTTTTACCCTCATCTGTCACCCCTTGCTTGCAAACATACTTGTTGAGCGAAGCACAACAGCAGCAGTATGCTCTCAGCGATGAGTCTCTCCAACAACTGATTCAACTCACGCAACAACTAAAAACAGATTTGGGCGCAGCATTCTATTTAGAGTGGACGTTGGCTCAAACAGGGATCGACGCAGAACCGCAACTCTACCTGACCCACGTGAATACCTATAGAGTTCGGGAGCCAGCAGCCAACAGCCAACAGCCAAAAGAAGATTCGGAATTCCGAATACCTCCTCGCTTAAGCAAGCTACGGAATTCGGAATTTATCTCAGGCATCGCAGCAGCAAGGGGAGAGGTCATTGCTCCAGCATACGTGATCGCAAAAAGCGAACCGCGACCTGTAACTATACCAGCAGGATCGATTTTAGTCGCTCCAGCGATCGCCCCTGACTGGCTACCCCTATTGCAACAAGCAGCGGGAATCATCACTGAGCAAGGAGGATTGACTTCTCACAGCGCCATCCTGGCTAGAGAATTAGGTATTCCGGCTGTTGTGAGTGTTGCGCGCGCCACAGGATCGATCCGAACAGGAGAATTATTGGAATTGAATGGCGATCGCGGTGAAGTGTGGAGAAGAGGCGACAAGGGAGACAAGGGGGACAAGGGAGAAGTCAAAAGTCAAAATTCAAAAGTCAAAATTTCCCGACTCCCGACTCCCGACTCCCAACTCCCGACTATAGCCACTCAACTCATGCTCAATTTGAGTCAGCCGAGTTTAATTGCTCAGGTTAAGGATTTACCCGTCGATGGCGTGGGGTTGTTGCGATCGGAACTGATGATGTTGAACGTGTTAGAGGGACAGCACCCGAGAGTGTGGTTGCAACAGGGACGACAGGCAGAATTATTAGATTTATGGACAGCACAAATTAGTCAATTCGTCAATGCTTTTGCTCCCAGACCCGTATTCTATCGCTCTTTAGATTGGCGATCGCCAGAATTTCAGTCTTTGAATCTGGATGGTGTGGATGCTGCTGCTGGTAACAGCCGTAATTCCATCCTGGGACAGCGCGGGACGTTGAGTTATCTCAAAGATCCGAAAGTTTTTGACTTGGAACTAGCTGCTTTAGCCGCCGTGCAGCAGTCCGGTCAAACAAATCTTCACCTCATGTTACCGTTTGTCCGCAGTGTCGAAGAGTTTAGTTTCTGCCGTCAGCGCGTCGAGCAAGCAGGACTAACTCAAGTTGCGCAATTTCAACTGTGGATCGTGGCAGAAGTGCCTTCAGTGCTATTTCTACTACCCCAATACGTCAAAGCAGGAGTTCAAGGAGTCTCCATTGGCACGAACGACTTGACTCAATTGTTGCTGGGAGTAGACCGCGATCGCGGCGAGTTAGCCGCTAATTTAAACGAACGCCACCCAGCAGTCCTGCAAGCGATCGCCCAAATTATCCAAATGGCGCAGCAAGCTAATATTTCCTGCTCGATCTGCGGTCAGGCTCCCGTCCTATATCCAGAAATTATCGACTCTTTGATCCAATCGGGCATTACCTCTATTTCCGTCGAACCGAATGCCGTCGAACAGACTTATAGGGCGATCGCCCGTGCCGAGCAAAGATTGCTCCTGGCTGCTGCCCGTAAGATTGGAGCAGAGGGGCAGAGGAGCAGAGGGGCACGGGGGAATTAA
- a CDS encoding queuosine precursor transporter, translated as MSKSYKHLDAIATLFVTVLLISNITSTKIVSLGWFTFDGGTLIFPLSYIFGDILTEVYGYSRSRKVIWLGFFCAFLMAVTFSLVGALPPAADWKYQEAYHQILGSTPRIVAASLIAYWVGEFSNSFILAKLKILTRGKWLWTRTIGSTLVGQVLDTAIFILIAFFGIVPNSVIWALIVSNYLFKCGIEILFTPMTYMVTNWLKRQEQEDYYDTNTNFNPFRFSKTS; from the coding sequence ATGTCTAAATCTTACAAACATCTAGACGCGATCGCGACTTTATTTGTGACTGTTTTACTCATCTCAAATATTACCTCGACTAAAATCGTTAGCTTAGGATGGTTTACCTTTGATGGCGGAACGCTAATTTTTCCACTCAGTTATATTTTTGGCGATATCTTAACTGAAGTATACGGATACTCTCGTTCTAGAAAGGTTATTTGGTTGGGGTTTTTCTGTGCTTTTTTAATGGCTGTAACTTTTAGTCTTGTTGGCGCGTTACCTCCAGCAGCAGATTGGAAATATCAAGAGGCGTATCATCAAATTTTAGGCTCTACTCCGAGAATTGTCGCTGCAAGTTTAATAGCTTACTGGGTAGGAGAGTTTTCTAATTCTTTTATTTTAGCAAAATTGAAGATCTTAACTCGCGGTAAGTGGCTGTGGACTCGCACGATTGGCTCAACTTTAGTAGGGCAAGTTTTGGATACGGCAATATTTATTTTGATTGCTTTTTTTGGAATTGTTCCCAATAGTGTAATATGGGCGCTGATTGTATCTAATTATTTATTTAAATGTGGAATTGAGATTTTATTTACACCTATGACTTATATGGTTACTAATTGGTTAAAGCGTCAAGAGCAAGAAGATTACTACGATACCAATACGAATTTTAATCCGTTTCGTTTTTCCAAAACAAGTTAG
- a CDS encoding alpha/beta fold hydrolase, with the protein MNQTQVPVDRYVKVDSINTRYWMMGSGNPVILLHGGQGSVEFWLYNIGTLAKSHCVYALDMVGSGRSDKPQASYSLTYQAQFIKDFMDTLGIESATLIGNSMGGGAALQLALLFPQRVNKLVLVDSMGFGKEIALGIRLTTLPLLIRLLRPSRRLLAPMLKNNFFNPQSIPSEWVELRYPIFALPGRKPALMAMVKTNFHLLGVRSQVFRPILSQLATITVPTLVIWGKQDRIIPVAHAHIAAKTIPNAHLHIFDRCGHHPHLEYPEKFNNLVLEFLASEYKN; encoded by the coding sequence ATGAATCAGACGCAAGTACCAGTAGATCGATACGTTAAAGTTGATTCTATTAATACTCGTTATTGGATGATGGGAAGTGGAAATCCCGTTATTTTGTTACATGGGGGTCAAGGTTCGGTAGAGTTTTGGTTGTATAACATTGGTACTCTAGCAAAATCTCACTGCGTCTACGCACTCGATATGGTGGGTTCTGGACGTTCGGATAAGCCTCAAGCTTCCTATTCACTTACATACCAGGCTCAGTTTATCAAAGATTTTATGGATACCCTTGGGATTGAATCTGCGACTTTAATAGGCAATTCTATGGGTGGTGGTGCGGCTTTACAACTGGCTTTGCTATTTCCCCAACGGGTGAATAAGTTGGTGTTGGTAGATAGCATGGGATTTGGTAAGGAAATCGCTTTAGGTATCCGCCTAACAACTTTACCCTTGCTGATTAGGTTACTGCGTCCGTCACGCCGCCTGCTAGCGCCGATGTTAAAAAATAATTTTTTCAACCCGCAAAGCATTCCTTCTGAGTGGGTGGAACTGCGATATCCCATCTTTGCTTTACCTGGAAGAAAACCCGCACTGATGGCGATGGTTAAGACGAATTTTCACTTGTTAGGAGTGCGATCGCAAGTGTTTCGTCCAATTCTCAGTCAACTTGCTACCATTACCGTACCAACTTTAGTAATTTGGGGCAAACAAGACAGAATTATACCAGTAGCTCACGCGCATATTGCAGCTAAAACTATACCTAACGCTCATCTCCACATTTTCGATCGCTGCGGACATCATCCTCATTTAGAATATCCAGAGAAGTTTAATAATTTGGTATTGGAGTTTTTGGCTAGTGAGTATAAAAATTAA
- a CDS encoding nucleoside hydrolase, with protein sequence MLNCQLKKLVSGLAIAAIAATFCLPNSAIASDRPIRVIFDHDGAFEDYYAILTLALASQQKSPPVKLIGITTMAHGESYCNNSEGYPELKRELLGDFSPEAGSIDGLTQKVLAIAQYRDAKIYSGCDESATTIDVPNEADDFGQPVPGTEFTPVRVQLPFAGKPALEPCLFHQEFVSSPRDFVCWNEFNRTFRDETLRYILPQAQAALEQFQLREVDLIDPKKKAANYLATSICEAYKKDDPLTIATVGPVTNLARAYSYIEKNPRKYGCPKKIKLADLSSVISTIHMGGVLDENKADNFDVNGNYRLNEPFPVWTEGNIYYQDGEHVFGSHHLPFPGTNFENIQTGEHKKAFNSLNNAEVNFWIDAPAVDKVLNSGIPADVVPLNATNFARLQGFAQRIQDNPSQCNTAPAQYIKNVQFANSPAPGVFVFDTLFFWDTLTVASLWNDFLNFEDFADLEITTLTNGDPSTVTGQLPEAELFRRDIGNLFALGRVKNPVRLSLSVKPAAGDPDFKTTIQDFVFGLVCTSN encoded by the coding sequence ATGTTAAATTGTCAACTGAAAAAACTCGTTTCTGGATTAGCGATCGCAGCTATTGCCGCTACTTTTTGCTTGCCAAATTCTGCCATAGCTAGCGATCGTCCAATTCGAGTTATCTTCGATCACGATGGCGCGTTTGAAGATTATTATGCCATCTTAACTCTAGCCCTTGCTTCGCAACAGAAATCTCCGCCAGTCAAACTGATTGGAATCACCACGATGGCACACGGAGAATCTTATTGTAATAATTCTGAAGGTTATCCAGAATTAAAACGAGAGCTGCTAGGCGATTTTAGTCCTGAAGCAGGATCGATTGACGGACTGACACAAAAAGTTTTAGCGATCGCTCAATATCGCGATGCAAAAATATATTCTGGTTGTGATGAAAGTGCGACAACTATTGACGTACCGAACGAGGCTGACGATTTTGGTCAACCCGTCCCTGGAACTGAATTTACTCCAGTACGGGTACAGTTGCCATTTGCAGGTAAACCAGCTTTAGAACCTTGTCTATTCCATCAAGAATTCGTGTCGTCTCCCCGCGATTTTGTCTGCTGGAACGAGTTTAATCGAACGTTTCGCGATGAAACTTTAAGGTATATTCTGCCGCAAGCTCAAGCAGCTTTAGAGCAATTTCAACTACGAGAAGTAGATCTGATCGATCCGAAAAAGAAAGCGGCTAATTATTTAGCAACTTCTATCTGTGAAGCATACAAAAAAGACGATCCACTGACAATCGCTACTGTTGGACCCGTAACTAACTTAGCAAGAGCCTATTCTTACATAGAAAAAAATCCTCGCAAGTACGGCTGTCCTAAGAAAATCAAACTTGCCGATTTGAGTTCTGTTATTTCTACTATTCACATGGGTGGTGTTTTGGATGAAAATAAAGCCGATAATTTTGATGTTAATGGTAACTATCGTTTAAACGAACCATTTCCAGTTTGGACGGAAGGTAACATTTACTATCAAGATGGAGAACATGTTTTTGGTTCGCACCATTTACCATTTCCAGGAACGAATTTTGAGAATATTCAAACTGGAGAACACAAAAAAGCTTTCAATTCCCTGAATAATGCCGAAGTCAATTTTTGGATTGATGCGCCTGCGGTAGATAAAGTTCTCAATTCAGGAATTCCGGCGGATGTCGTCCCGTTAAATGCTACAAATTTCGCCCGCTTGCAAGGGTTTGCCCAACGCATTCAAGATAATCCTTCTCAGTGTAATACTGCCCCCGCACAATATATCAAAAATGTTCAATTTGCTAATTCGCCCGCTCCTGGTGTTTTCGTTTTTGATACACTATTTTTCTGGGATACTTTAACTGTAGCTAGTCTATGGAATGATTTTCTAAATTTTGAAGATTTCGCCGATTTAGAAATAACAACATTGACGAATGGAGATCCGAGTACGGTAACGGGACAATTACCAGAGGCAGAACTTTTTCGGCGAGATATTGGCAATCTTTTTGCTTTGGGAAGAGTCAAAAATCCCGTAAGGTTGAGTTTGTCGGTGAAGCCTGCTGCTGGCGATCCTGATTTTAAGACGACGATTCAAGATTTTGTCTTTGGTTTGGTTTGTACTAGCAATTGA
- a CDS encoding DUF5615 family PIN-like protein encodes MKFLADENFDNTIIRGLIRRNSNIDIIRVQDVGLSGKDDPTILAWAARENRILLTHDVATITRYAYERVVASQPMPGVIEISLDAAVGKVIEDIILLLECSSESELEGQIQYLPL; translated from the coding sequence ATGAAGTTTTTAGCTGATGAAAACTTCGACAACACAATTATCAGGGGTTTAATTCGCCGTAACTCCAACATTGATATCATTCGCGTTCAAGATGTAGGTTTATCGGGTAAAGATGACCCAACTATATTGGCATGGGCAGCACGAGAAAACCGAATATTACTTACTCATGATGTTGCTACAATTACGCGCTATGCCTATGAAAGAGTGGTAGCAAGTCAGCCGATGCCAGGAGTTATAGAAATTAGTTTAGATGCAGCAGTTGGTAAAGTTATAGAAGATATTATCTTGCTGCTAGAGTGTAGTTCTGAGAGTGAATTAGAAGGGCAAATTCAGTATCTTCCTCTGTAA